GAGCTGCGTAATCGGTTGCTTAAGGGCGTTCTGGCAGTACTGGTGCTGTTTCTGATCTTATTTCCGTTTCGCAATGAACTGTTCACCATGCTCGCCGATCCGCTTTCGCGTCACATGCCGGCCGGTTCGACGATGATTGCTGTGGAAGTGGCGTCCCCGTTCTTCATCCCGTTGAAACTTACCGCCCTGACGGCCGTGTTCATTGCAATTCCCTTCCTGCTGTATCAACTCTGGGCGTTTATTGCGCCCGGCCTCTACAAGCATGAGCGAAAGTTGGTCGCGCCCCTCGTCTTTTCCAGCACGATCCTGTTCTATCTCGGGGCGGCGTTCGCGTATTTTGTCGTCTTCCCGGTTGTATTCGGATTCCTGAGTACGGCGGGGCCAAGTGATGTGAACTTCGCGCCGGATATCGGAGAATACTTAAGTTTTGTCACCTCATTGTTCTTTGCCTTCGGATTTGTGTTCGAAGTGCCGGTGGCGATCGTTCTGCTGGTGATCGTGGGTGTGGTGACGCCGGATAAACTGGCTGGATTCCGCCGTTACGCCATTCTGATCGCTTTTATCATTGCGGCCATACTTACCCCGCCGGATGTGCTGTCGCAGTTCATGATGGCGTTGCCGATCATCATGTTGTATGAGTTCGGTTTGTTTGTGAGCCGGTTTTTCTATAAGGCCAAACTGGCGCGCGCTGCCGAGGTTGAGGCGGAAGAATCGGGCGCAGCGGATGATGAATCCGATGAGGCCGTCTCCGCGCGCCATGCCGAGTACGAGGCCAAAGCGCAAACACAGGCTGACGAACCGCTGGATATGGATAAGGCCTTTGATGAAGCGGAAGCCGATCAGCGCCGGCTGGAGTCCGATTCATCGGCAAGCGATGATGGCCCCGAGTCAAATACTGCCGGTCGCACAGAAGAGGGCGAGCAGCCTTCCACGGGCAGCAAGCCAGAGGACGAACCAAACGCACCCTCCGAGCCATCGCCCAAAAAGCCCGATAGCCCGGTTTAAGTCGAAAAAACAAATGATGACGGGCGGCCATCCCGCTCCGATTTTTTATTTATGAAGGAATAAGTACATGTCACGAACCGCACCGCGTAATCCCGTTCTGTTGATCATCATGGACGGGATCGGCGTTAACCCCAGCCGCGAGAACAACGCATACGCACTGGCCAACACACCCAACCTCGATTATCTGTTTTCGCACCATCCGCACACCGTGATCGAAGCATCGGGGCGAGCCTGCGGTTTGCCGGACGGGCAGATGGGCAATTCCGAGGTAGGCCACCTGACGCTGGGCTGCGGTGATCTGATTCGTCAGGATTTGGTGCGGATTGATGACGCGATTGCCGACGGCAGCTTTTATGAGAATACCGCACTGGTCGAAGCGGCTCAGAAAGCGGCGGCCGATCATCGACCGCTGCATCTGATCGGACTGGTTTCCGACGGTGGCGTGCATAGCCACATCAATCATCTGTTGGCCCTGATCGACCTGGCCAGCCGCCATGGCGCGCGTCCGCTGGTGCACATGATCACCGATGGTCGGGATACCGCACCGAAGTCCGCACGCTCCTATCTGCCGGAGCTCGAGGCCAGCTTGAAGGCAGCCGGTGGTGCGATCGCCACGATCAGCGGGCGTTATTACGCCATGGACCGGGATCAGCGTTGGGAGCGGACAGCCCTGGCATGGGAAACGATCGTGCGTGGCGACGGGCCTCGTGCCGAGTCGGCGGAGGCCGCATTGGAGGCTTCCTATGCCGATGGCAAGACGGACGAATTCGTTCTGCCGATGGCGCTCAAGGCGTTCGAGCCTATCGAAGCGGGTGATTCAGTCATCTTCTTCAATTTCCGAAACGACCGTCCACGCCAGCTTACCGAGGCGTTGGCGCAAACGGATTTTTCCGGGTTCGACCGGGGCGATTACCAAACCGTGCGCGTGACTTGCCTGACCGAATACGACCCCCGTTTTCTGTCTCCGATCGGTTTCCCGCCCGAGCGGCCCAAGAATGTGCTGGCGGAAGTGATCAGTCAGGCGGGCATCAAGCAGTTCCATTGCGCAGAAACCGAAAAATACGCACACGTCACCTTCTTCTTTAACGGCGGCAAAGAAACACCATTCGCCGGCGAAGACCGATACATGGCGCCGTCACCGAAAGTGGCAACCTACGACCTTCAGCCGGAAATGAGCGCTCATGAAGTAGCGGATGCCACCATCGCCGCCGTCGAGCGCGAGGAGTACGGCTTCGTGCTGGTCAACTTCGCCAATGGCGATATGGTCGGCCATACGGCCGTGCGTGATGCCGTGATTAAGGCCGTGGAAACCGTGGATCTGGAAGTGGGCCGTCTCGTGCAGGTTGCCCAGAAACATGGCTACTCCATCATCGTGACCGCCGATCACGGCAACTGCGATGAAATGGTCGATCCGGTGACCGGCGAACCACACACCCAGCACACGGTTTACCCCGTACCGTGTCTTTTGATCGACGAAACCGAGCCGCGTTTGCGTACCGGTGGCGGGATTGCAAACATTGCCGCCACCGTGCTTGAATTGATGGGCTTGCCTGTGCCGAAGAAGATGAAGCGCTCGCTGTTGCTCAATTCAAGCAATGTCAGCGAGTAAGCGTTTGGGATTCAGCTACGCTGCCCCAACCGTTCAAGCCGCAGGCGCTGGCGATCATCGAACAGTCGCCTGGCGCCGAGATGCACGGCCAGCAACGAACCGAATCCGGTTGCCGCAGTGATCAGCAGCATGATCAAAATCTGGTAACGCACTGCTTCCATTGGTGGCGCACCCGCCAGAATCTGGCCGGTCATCATGCCCGGCAGGCTGATCAGTCCGGCGGCGGCCAGCATGTTCAGGGTGGGAATCAGGCCCGCACGCAGCGCCTCGGTGCGCAGGTCGGCCATGGCCTGTGTCGCGGTTTGTCCCAGTAGCAGACGGGCCTCGATTCGACTCTTGTTGGACCATGCGGTTTGTGTCAGATGATTCAACGCCAGGCCAATCCCTGTCATTGTATTGCCCAGAATCATGCCCAGCAGCGGTATGGCGTACTGCGGTGTGTACCACGGCTGGGGCGAGATGATGACGATCAGTGCCAGCAGTGTGATGATTGCTGCCGTCACGCCCATCGATAACAAGCCAATAACGTACCCTCGCCAGCCCTTGATCGGCCGTTTCTGGCGCGCGCTCACTTCGTAACCGGCCAGCGCCAGCATGACTAGAGCCATCAGCCCGATCCAAACGAGATGAGCAGATTCAAACAGGGTCTTGAGCACCAGTCCGACCAATAACAGTTGGAGCGTCATCCGAACCGTCCCGATCACGAGCGAGCGCTGCAAACCGAGGCCCATCAAGAACTGGACCACGCCCAATGCCACCACCAGCAGGGCCGCCAGACCTAGATCAATTGCAGAGAGGGTTTCGATATTCATGAGCGATGGGCCTGATGTGTTGTATCAGCGCAAATTTCAAGCGAGCGGTTGCCGAGCAATGCGCGTTCATCGACATCGTGGGAAACCCAGATCACTGCGGCTTGCTCGGACTGAGCATAGGTCTTGACCAATTCGATCAATTTTTGGGCATTGCGTTGATCCAGGTTGGCGGTCGGTTCGTCCAATAGTAGAACTTTGGGTTGAAGCACAAGTGCGCGTACAAGTGCCAGGCGTTGCCGTTCTCCGGTGGATAGGCGTTCGACGGGGGCATCAAGCAATTCCGGGGCAAGCGAAAGCATCGAGAGCCACGCTTCTGGGGGTTGTTCTGAAAAATGTTGAGCGACAACATCTGCCCACCAGCCCGATTCTGCAGGCACGTAACCGACCTGTTGACGCCAGTTTTCGGGGCGGATTTTCGTTTGTGACACGCCATCAAGCAGAACATCGCCCGTATGCGGAGTCAGATCAGCAAGAGCGCGTAGAAACTGGCTTTTCCCGATACCGGATTGACCGTAGATCGTCAGAATTTCCCCTGCCTCCAGTTGCAGGCTTACCGGACGATAACGCACACCGCTGCCGGGTTCACCCGTGACATTGCGTGCTTCAAATAACATATGGTTTCCTTATGTGCATTGGGCCGCTCTTTTCATGCTGTCTGTGCACCTTTAAGTCATTGCCGGTTGAATAAAAAAACCGCCGGTGCGGCGGTTTTCCAGTCAGAGGCACAAAGTGCGTGATTATTCAGTCGCAGTTGCACCATGATCGGCCGAATTATTCATGACGGCGATGTAGGAAGCCAGAGCGTTGATTTCGCTGTCAGTCAGGTGCTTGGCTTGGGGAATCATGGCGTAGGAATTCGCACCCATTTGCTGACCTTTGCGGTACAGGTTCAACAGCGATACGACGGAGTCGTAAGGCAAGCCCGCAAGTTTTGGTGCAGCGAAGAGTTTGCCGCCTTCACCCGCTGCACCGTGGCACACCGCACAGCTGGAGAACAGGGCATGGCCCCAGGCAACCACTTCTGAAGAGACAATCTTCTGGGTGGGTGCTGCGGCGGCGGCTGGTTTTGCTGCCGGAGCAGCTTCGGCTGCGGCTGGTGCGGCAGAGGCCGAGTGACCGCCGAGTTCGGCAATGTACGCACCGAGGTCGGCGATGTCGGCATCAGACAAGCCAGCTGCTTGTGGTGCCATGGTGCCGTAACGCGCACCACCCAGACCGTGCTTGGCCAGATACTCTTTGTCGCCTTTCTTGAACGCATGCAGGATGGCTTCGGCATCGGCTGCGTTGAGTTTGGTCAGGTTAGGGAACGCACCGCCATTGCCTTTGCCGTCCGCACCATGACAGGCGGCACAGGTGGCGTATTTGGTTTTTCCGGCAGCGGCATCACCCGTGCTTGCTGATGCCGTGGTTGAAGTTGCTGCCGCAGGAGCAGCAGCCGGTTCTGCGGCACTCGCCGAGTGACCACCAAGTTCAGCGATGTACGCGGCAAGGTCAGCAATGTCGGCATCAGAGAGGCCGGCTGCTTGCGGTGCCATGGTGCCATAACGCGCACCGCCTAGGCCATGCTTGGACAAGTAGGCTTTGTCGCCTTTCTTGAAGGCATGCAAAATGGCTTCGGCATCAGCCGCATTGAGTTTGGTCAGGTTCGGGAATGCGCCGCCATTGCCCTTGCCATCAGCGCCATGACAGGCTGCGCAAGTAGCATATTTTGTCTTTCCGGCGGCGGCATCACCGCCACTGACGGCCGCGACTGGCGTAGTAGTCGGCGCGGGGCTGGATGAGGCAGCTTCGGACGTGGGTGATGCGGGTGCGCTCGTGGCCGATGCAACGCTTGGCGCATCACCGGGCGAAAATTCGTTCTTATAGGTCTGGCCCGTGACCACGTGGATCAGCGAGGTGACCAAATAGTAGATGGCTGCCAGTAGCAACACCGTGCCGACCAAGCCTACAAATTTTGCACTCGAATCTACCTTAGGGGTATGACCTTGAGCCACGGGAACCTCCAAATCAAAAACAGTTAAATGTAAGAAAAAATCACCGGCTCGGGTAACGACACCGGTAACGATCAGAGCGGGAAATTGCAAGGTGCGAGCAAAGAAATCGCAGCAGCAAACCGGATTCAGGCGTCACTTCCGTCTTTGACCGCTGAAATTCCCCTGATACCAATCCGCAAAGTATATAGTGAATTACTGTTTTAACGTATTTAAACGCTAAATAACCCTATCATATTTATGGTCAAGATCGCCGCGCAACAACGTTCCGTTCCTCAAAAGTTACATCTGCCTGTGGATTCGCTGGCCGGTGTCGGCCCGCGGGTGGCTGCTCAACTGGTGCGTCTGTCGATCGAATCAATCGGTGATTTGCTGTGGCATCTGCCCTTGCGTTATGAAAACCGTGGGCAGATTGTCCCGCTTGGCTATCATTTGATAGGTCAGTCGGTTTTGATCCATGTCACGATCGCTGAGGCAAAGAGTTTGATGCGCGGCAAGGCGCGACAGGTAGCTCAGGGCTATGACGATGCGGCTAGTATTACGCTCTGGCAGTTTGGTCGTTTCGGGCCGACGTTGCAGACCGGTCAGAGTTATCTGCTGTTCGGTGAAGTTCGAGAAGGCGCGAGTGGTCTTGAAATGGCGCAGCCCGAGCTGATTCAGAGCGCGCAACTCGAGGCCATCGTGCCGATTTATCCTTCGACCGAGGGTTTGAGTCAGAGCAAATTACGCACGCTGGTGGGCCAGGCGTTGCGCGTGGCGCTCCATGATCTGGACGAATGCCTGCCCGCACCAATCCGGCAGCGTTTTGGCTGGCCAACCATGCTCGCAGCCTTGCAACGGATTCACGCGCCGGTATTGGCCGATGGTGTGCCAACACGCGATGAGCCCGCCTTCGCACGCATGATCGGAGAGGAGTTGCTTGCTCACCTGTTGGCGTTGCGACTCAAACGTCATGAGCAAAGTCGGGATCACGCGCCACGATTATCCGCACCGGGTCGGCTTTATCAGGAATTGCTGGCCCAATTGCACTTCCTTCCGACAAAGGCACAAACGCGCGTGCTCGATGAGATTCGGGCGGATATGGCGCAGGGTTCACCCATGTTGAGATTGGTGCAGGGCGATGTGGGTTCCGGCAAAACCCTTGTGGCAGCGGGTGCGGCCTTGACGGCCATTGAGCAAGGGTACCAAGTGGCGTTGATGGCCCCTACTGCCCTGTTGGCCGAGCAGCATCAGCGCAACTTCTCGCAGTGGTTTTCGCCGCTGGGCATCGATGTGCAGCTGTTGTCCGGTCAGCAATCTGCGAGCGAGCGTCGCGCCAGTCTGGCGGCCTTGGCGGAGGCGCGTTCACTGATGGTCATCGGTACGCATGCGCTGTTTCAGGAACGGGTGGCGTTCGACCAGCTCGGCCTGGTGATCGTCGATGAGCAACACCGCTTCGGTGTGCACCAGCGCTTGGCTTTGAGCGACAAAGGTACACACCCTGACCGCGCCGGGCATCGACCGCACCAACTGGTGATGACCGCGACCCCGATTCCGCGCACGCTCGCGATGAGTGCTTACGCCGATCTGGATGTATCGATCATCGATGAGTTGCCACCGGGCCGCACGCCCATCACGACCGCGTTGGTGCGCTCGGATCGTCGCGACCAACTGATCGAACGTATCAGCACGGTGTGTGCCGAAGGCCGACAAGCCTACTGGGTTTGTCCGTTGGTGGAAGACTCCGAGCGCATCGAAGCCCAGGCCGCCGAATCCACCGCCGAACTTTTGCGGGAACAACTGCCGCATCTGACGGTCGGGCTGGTGCATGGACGGATGAGCGCTGCGGAGAAAAACACCCAAATGGCGCGATTCAAGTCGCATGAAGTGGACTTGCTGGTTGCGACGACCGTGATCGAGGTCGGGGTGGATGTGCCCAATGCCTCCTTGATGATCATCGAAAATGCCGACCGCATGGGCTTGGCGCAACTGCATCAATTGCGCGGCCGCGTCGGGCGGGGTCGAACGGATTCGTACTGCGTCCTGTTGTTCGATGAGCCGATTTCGGACAAAGCGCGTGCGCGGTTGAGCCTGATGCGCGAAACCCAGGACGGTTTTCGTCTGGCCGAGGCGGATCTGGCGCAGCGCGGGCCGGGTGAAATACTCGGTACGCGGCAAACGGGTCTCGCCAAACTGCGTGTAGCCGATCTTGTCCGCGACGCCGATTTGCTGGACACGGCGCGACAACTGGCCGACGAACTTATCGCCGCGCAAAGCCCCGACATCAAGCCCCTGATTCAACGCTGGGTGGGTGCGGCCCATCAGTACGGTCAGGTTTAGGGAACACGCCAACGATTCAATTCAATGCATGTTTATCCTGCCAAACGCGCCCTCTTGAAATTTTCACACCCGACCACAAATAAGCACCAAGGTCGTTAAAACCTATGTAAATCAAATGGGTGTGCGGCCTGTTGATCAGTTGTTGAATGTAAACGACAGGAGGTGAATTATGTCGATTGTTCGTTATGAGCCTTTTGGTCTGTTGTCCCAGCTGCAGCGTGAACTTGCGCGCAGTGAGGGTTCCACCGCGACGGCCGAGTGGTCGCCCAGTGTGGACATCAAGGAAGAACCGGATCGCTTCGTGATCCTCGCCGATGTGCCCGGTGTTCAGCCGCAGGACATTGACGTCCATATGGAAAATGGCCAGCTGACCATCAAGGGCGAAAAGAAAACCGAAGCCACCGCGGAAGACAAGAACTACAAGCGGATCGAGCGAACCTATGGTTCCTTCTACCGAAGGTTCGGTCTGCCCGATTCTGCCGAGGCGGATAAGATCTCGGCCCGCACGAAGCATGGTGTGCTGGAAATCGTGATTCCCAAACGCGAATCGGTGCAGCCTCGCAAGATCAATGTGGTTAGTGAAGACTGACAGGCCAGTATGCCTGACCCAAAATGAGACCAAAACCCCGTTACCTTCCGGGGTTTTTTTATAGCATCCTTGTGTGTGGATACTCACTCGTCATTATCAGGTTCACAAAAAATGGCTGTGATTACTGCTCTTCGAAATACAATCGGTACAACTCAAACCTGAGGTATTACGAAAACGTCACGGGCTGTCCGCTGCGGGTAGGCACCCGCTCCGCGTTCATTGAGCTAAGGCGGACACCAGACAGATATACGAGGGCGCATACGAATTCGAGCACCTCAATCGGCCGGATTATCGCTATGGATGACGGAAGGCTGCGAGAATTGGACTCGTAGCATTTAGACGGCAAAGTTGGTTTTTCGAGGTACCCTTTTATTGATTGATTCCAATTGATTCATACCCATTGATCCATGGAGGAGATGAGGCATGGCACTTTTCGAGTTTTCCTCGGCCGGACAGCGCGGAACCGAACAACTGGATGCTGCCGTTGCGCATTATGCGCAGATTGGTCGGGTGCTGGTAGAACCGGATCAACAGTCGGGCTTCGCCTACAATGCGCGAATCATGCAGGAACGGCCGCTGGCGGTCGGCAGCCTGTCCGTCACGGCCGCGCGGGTCACGCGCACACGAGCTCATGCCGCCGAGGGCAATCCCTACGACGTGCTCGGCGTGGTGCTCGACGCAGGCGAGGTCGAGGTCAGTCTGGAGGGGCGAGCGCCCTTCCGTTACGCTCACGGCGAAGCCTTCCTGTGGCGTGGCGACGAGGCCGGGCGCAGCCATTATCTGAGCCCACAAACTCGCTTGTTGAACATAGCGTTACCGCGCGCGACGCTGGAAGGCGGATTGGCGCACCCCGACCGCGCCGAGGGCCGCCGTCTCGCCGCTTCGCCCGAGTTTAGGTTGCTTGCGGCCTACGCGACAGCTTTTCTTGATGTATGCCCGAAGCTCGCGCCGGAGTCGACACAGACGGTCGCACTGCAACTCCAGGATCTGGCGCTGCTCGCGCTTGGTGCGAACCGTGACAGTGCCGAACAGGCACGTAATCGCGGTGTACGGGCTGCCCGGCTGGTGGCGATCAAGTCTGATGTCGAAGCGCACCTGCTCGATCCGGAACTCTCGGTCAGGTGGGTACTGCGGCGCCACCGGATTTCGGAGCGCTATCTGCGGGCGCTGTTCGCCGACGAAGCGAGTAGCTTCGGCGATTTCGTGCTCGAACGACGGTTGGCGCGCGCCTGGCTGCGTCTCATCGACCCGCGCCAACACAGCACACCCATCGGCGTGATCGCTGCCGAGTCGGGCTTTGGTGACCCGAGCTGGTTCAACCGTGCGTTCAGGCGACGCTTTGGCGTGTCGCCGAGCGAAGCCCGCGCAATCTACCTCACCGGAAACGGTGCCGATCGCTGTTGATCCACCTTTCCGCATGAGCGGATTAGCTGGGACGTGCTGCTCTGAGCAGTTAAACAGTCGCTTTGTGTTGTCGGAGTGACCGGTCGTGAATGCCGTTTTCGCCTATTCGACGTGCCGTTTACGCAGTGTGTCCCCTGTCCGCTGTCGCCATAATGCGTCCATCATTACACATGGATTGCGGAGGCGCTCGCATGAAACAACCTTTCATGGCCATTGTCCTGACTGTGTCTGGTAGTGCCCTGCTCGCGGCGGGTTCGGCGATCGCTTTCGATTTCGGCGACGTGCTCAAGCGCACGGTCGAACGCGCGACCCAAAGCGAAGTCCAGCGCAAGGTCGATCAGGAAACGCGCAAGACCGTGCGCTGCGCGCTCGGCGACACGCGCTGCGAAAAGGCCGCGCGCGCCGATGCTGAAGCTGATGCAGCGGACGCCGACCCGGCTGCCGGCGAGCACGCCGACGCCGGCGGCGACCATCCGCTGATCGCGCCCTACCGCGGCTCGGTGCGCAAGGAACGCGACGTCGACGCCTTCAACGAATACCTGCGCATCGTCGGCCGCGCGGGCAAGGCGGCGAAAACCGAACGTCTTGAAGGCAAGCTCACGCGCCTCCGGTACGACAACCCCAAGGGCCGCTCGACCTTCGAGATCGAACGCAACTACCGCGACGCGCTCACCGCGCGCGGCTTCCGTGTCGACTACGAATGCGTCAAGCGCACCGTCTGCGGCACCACCGACAAGCCGAGCTGGCAGTCGCTCAACGGCATCAACCTCGGCATCGCCGGCGACGTGCGCTATTTCACCGGCAAGCTCGCCTACGGTTCGGGCGCGGCCTACGTCTCGGTCGCGGTCAACCCGACGGTCACCTACGTTCACGTGCTCGAAACGGCGTCGATGGAGCGCGACATGGTCGCGGTCGACGCCGACGCCCTCGCCGCGGGCCTGGAAAAGGACGGCCGGGTGCGCCTGGACGGCATCTTCTTCGACTCCGGCAAGGCGCTGCTGAAGCCCGAATCCAACCCGGCGCTCGATCAGGCCGTGCAGCTCTTGCGCCAGCAGGCGTCGCTCAAACTGCTGATCGCCGGCCACACCGACGACACCGGCAGCCACGCGGCGAACCAGAAGCTCTCGCAGCAGCGCGCCGAAGCCGTGCGCAACGCGCTGCTCGCGCGCGGCATAGCTGCCGACCGCCTGACCGCGCAAGGCTTCGGTAGCGGCGTGCCGCTGGCCGACAATGCCAGCGACGCCGGGCGCGCGCAGAACCGCCGGGTGGAGCTGGTCAAGCAATGAAGCGCGGGCTGGTCGCGGGCGGGGTGATCGCCGTCGTCGGCCTTGCGTCGATGGCAGCGGGCTTCGTCCCCAATCCTTTCGACGCGCCTGGCGTCGAGGTTGTCGAATCCGGCGGCGAGGCCGCACGCGGTGCGGGCGAAATCCGTGCCCCCGCACCGTCCGACAACCCCTTCGACGCACCGATTCCGGTCGTCGAGTCGGGCAGCCCCGAAGCCCGCGACCTCGTCGGCGAGGAGATCATCGGCCCCGACCCCTTCGTGCTGCCGCCGATCCCGGTGGTCGAATCCGGCAGCGCCGAAGCGCGCGCGCTGGGCGAACGTTTCAGCAACCCCGAGGCGCAGCGCCTGCGCGAGGCAGCCTGGCGCGCCGACAGCCGCTTTTCCGTCAACCCCGACAGCATCCCCGGCCACTACCGCTTCGACCTACGCCAGCGCCTGCGGGTGGACAGCGCCGACGGCCTCGTGGACATGAGCTGCTTCGTCAACTCGCGCGACGCCAGCCTGATCTGCCCCGACTGGGGGCTCTCAGGCTGGGGACTCGATCTCGAAACCGCGCAGGGCAAGCTCGATTTCGTGCTACGCCAGGCCGACGGCGACGTGTTCGCCTGCGGCCGTCACCGCGACGTCGGCCCCGCCTGCCTGCAACTCGGCGAAGAGATCGGCCCCGCCTTCGCCTGGCTGCGCAACATGGGCCTGCACCAGGCGCTGCTCGACTCGATCCCCGCCACGCCGCAGGCGCTCGGCGAAGGCCCCGGCGGCGGGGTGCAAGGCGTGCGCGCGCGCACCGCCGACGGCTACCTGCAACTCTGGTTCGACCGCCGCGCGAGCACGATTGCCACGCAGATGCCGTGGCTGGGGCTCGGCGTCGGCGTGATGAAGGACAGCCGCGCGCGGGTCAATCGCACCGTACGCCGCGCGCGATTTGAGGGCGCCGACCGCGACGGCGGCGATGTCGTCATCGACCTGGTCGAGCTCGAACCCGCGCGGCTGGAACGCCGCCTCGACGGCTATCGCGTCGTCACCGCCTTCACCGCGCAGGCGCTGGACGAAGCCACGTCGCTCGGGCAGCACCTGCACGCCCTGCAACGCGAAGCGGTCGGCATCCGCGCCGAACTCGACGCCTGCCCGAGCGGTACGGTCGGCCGCGACTGCCGCAAGCACCACCGCGAACGGCTCAAGGCGCTCGACACCCGCGCCCGCGATAGGGCGCTGGATTTCGGCGAGCGGCACGGCTTGCCGGTTCCTGAACGACCCTGACTGGGGCCACTAACTCAAGGAGATGTCATGACAATCAAAGCGACTTGCAACGCAGCTTTGCTCTTGATCGCTGCAGGATTTACCCCGTCGGTCTTCGCCGTCGAATGCCGTGTCGTGGAGCGGATCGGCAATCACTTCAAGGATCATATCCTCACGGATATCCGTGGCTTGGCTGTGGGCGAATACGAAGTAAGCCCGCGCAAAAATCTCATCGTCCACTCTGTGGATGACATCCGCTTTACCGGCTGCCGTGCTGTGGTCAAGGCGACGATCGAGGTGGAGCGCAAAGTACGCCGGGACGCCAAAGGCAATGCCCGCATAGCGGGAGACATCGATCCGGATTCAGTCAAATTGGTCGATCCGTCAGTCGGGAAATGGGAGTTCTGCTTCACGAAAGAGCCCAGAATCGAAAAAATGAAACTCTCGAACACAGCCGGGATCGGCGAACGGCAATACAAGAAGATCGCCAACCGGGTGTGGCCGCGTGAGCGTTGCTACACCTTCATAGTACCCAAGGACGAGGAGCGTCCAAGGTGAGCCGCTCCGTTGCTTCCCGCGTCGTGAAACCCGTCGCACTATTGGCGATCGCCAGCCTGCTCGCGGCCGCTGCCCACGCCACCACCGGCAAGCTCACGAAGCGCGAGCCGGTGCAGCGCCCGCCGACCGATTCGAACGGCTGCATGATCGAATCGATATCCGGCTCTCTGAGCTTCTCCTATCAGTTGGAAGGCCGCGCGAAACGTGAAGCGATCGACAACTGGAAAAAGCAGGTCAAGCGTAAAGCGCCGCCCGAATTCGCCTCGTGGAAGCACGCCAACCGCTACACCAAGTCGATGAATTGCGACAAATACAAAGGAAAGTTCTCTTGCTGGGCCAAGGCGCACCCCTGCGAGAGGCCAAGGTAATCAAACCTTGCCAACAGGAGGATTGGGAAAATGAACCTCAAAAACACTCCTGCCACTCTGCTGCCCTTCAACATGGTCTCGGGCCGATATGAGGGATTAGAGCCTGTCAGGGAGGCATGGTCACAGCTCGTATGCCTGGATGTTATGCCGGCCGAGCCGACGGTTCCCAAACTCAGCGCATCGATCTGGAGCTTAGGCGATCTGAAAATCGGCACATTCGATGGATCGGCTGTCAAAATGGTGCGGACCACTAAGTTGGCTCAGGATTGC
This region of Halothiobacillus neapolitanus c2 genomic DNA includes:
- the recG gene encoding ATP-dependent DNA helicase RecG yields the protein MVKIAAQQRSVPQKLHLPVDSLAGVGPRVAAQLVRLSIESIGDLLWHLPLRYENRGQIVPLGYHLIGQSVLIHVTIAEAKSLMRGKARQVAQGYDDAASITLWQFGRFGPTLQTGQSYLLFGEVREGASGLEMAQPELIQSAQLEAIVPIYPSTEGLSQSKLRTLVGQALRVALHDLDECLPAPIRQRFGWPTMLAALQRIHAPVLADGVPTRDEPAFARMIGEELLAHLLALRLKRHEQSRDHAPRLSAPGRLYQELLAQLHFLPTKAQTRVLDEIRADMAQGSPMLRLVQGDVGSGKTLVAAGAALTAIEQGYQVALMAPTALLAEQHQRNFSQWFSPLGIDVQLLSGQQSASERRASLAALAEARSLMVIGTHALFQERVAFDQLGLVIVDEQHRFGVHQRLALSDKGTHPDRAGHRPHQLVMTATPIPRTLAMSAYADLDVSIIDELPPGRTPITTALVRSDRRDQLIERISTVCAEGRQAYWVCPLVEDSERIEAQAAESTAELLREQLPHLTVGLVHGRMSAAEKNTQMARFKSHEVDLLVATTVIEVGVDVPNASLMIIENADRMGLAQLHQLRGRVGRGRTDSYCVLLFDEPISDKARARLSLMRETQDGFRLAEADLAQRGPGEILGTRQTGLAKLRVADLVRDADLLDTARQLADELIAAQSPDIKPLIQRWVGAAHQYGQV
- a CDS encoding OmpA family protein, giving the protein MKQPFMAIVLTVSGSALLAAGSAIAFDFGDVLKRTVERATQSEVQRKVDQETRKTVRCALGDTRCEKAARADAEADAADADPAAGEHADAGGDHPLIAPYRGSVRKERDVDAFNEYLRIVGRAGKAAKTERLEGKLTRLRYDNPKGRSTFEIERNYRDALTARGFRVDYECVKRTVCGTTDKPSWQSLNGINLGIAGDVRYFTGKLAYGSGAAYVSVAVNPTVTYVHVLETASMERDMVAVDADALAAGLEKDGRVRLDGIFFDSGKALLKPESNPALDQAVQLLRQQASLKLLIAGHTDDTGSHAANQKLSQQRAEAVRNALLARGIAADRLTAQGFGSGVPLADNASDAGRAQNRRVELVKQ
- a CDS encoding helix-turn-helix transcriptional regulator; this encodes MALFEFSSAGQRGTEQLDAAVAHYAQIGRVLVEPDQQSGFAYNARIMQERPLAVGSLSVTAARVTRTRAHAAEGNPYDVLGVVLDAGEVEVSLEGRAPFRYAHGEAFLWRGDEAGRSHYLSPQTRLLNIALPRATLEGGLAHPDRAEGRRLAASPEFRLLAAYATAFLDVCPKLAPESTQTVALQLQDLALLALGANRDSAEQARNRGVRAARLVAIKSDVEAHLLDPELSVRWVLRRHRISERYLRALFADEASSFGDFVLERRLARAWLRLIDPRQHSTPIGVIAAESGFGDPSWFNRAFRRRFGVSPSEARAIYLTGNGADRC
- a CDS encoding Hsp20/alpha crystallin family protein, which codes for MSIVRYEPFGLLSQLQRELARSEGSTATAEWSPSVDIKEEPDRFVILADVPGVQPQDIDVHMENGQLTIKGEKKTEATAEDKNYKRIERTYGSFYRRFGLPDSAEADKISARTKHGVLEIVIPKRESVQPRKINVVSED